The DNA sequence GGGAGCGGAGCACGACTGCGGGAATATGTACATGGCGGCAACAATGGCAGTGGTCACGGAAGGGGAGGCCGGCTTCGcgaattttttttttgtttcttttgttgcttgTTCAGCCCTGCCGGGACATcacacccacccacacacccacacacccacacacccacaTACCTAATGTATGCAGGAGACCAGGTCTAGGCATGCGGCAGTCGTCCCATGGTACCACCAGAGGTTGAGGCTTAATCAACGCAGCTGCAGCAGCAATGTCAAGCCGTGATTGCGATGTGCTGGCTCGCTATTGATTTCCTGGGGAAGGCAGCTCGCGTGTTCTGCAGGTGATTTTGCGAGCAAGGTCTGGATGTGAGTGCGAAGGTCTACTCTGCATGGAAGGCTGCCGAATTGCCGAGCAGCAGGTATTTCCAAAGCGACAGTGAATCTGCAGCTTTGTTTTTAGCCAAGAGCACCCTgcttgctgttgaagatgagCGTTCGTATTCAGGAACGGGATTCGCTTGGCTAAAGCTTGCGAGGAAAAGTCATCATGATGTGCCGAAGGGAGTGACGTGAGGAATGTGGTCATGAAGAATGGTCAGGCCACGGCCATGAGGATCCGAGTCTGTAACACCCTGGGGTAGCCTTGACACACTGGGTTGGGCCCGAAGCCAGACAAAAGTTGAGAGAGAAATACGATGAATGTTTGCATATGAATGTTTTCCGTGTAAGCACATGTCACCAGGCGTGTGTAGTGAAAGGCATCCAATGGCATCATTGTGCTATCGGTATGCCAGCGCTAGGGAAGGGCTTGCAGGCATCCCCACCAAGTCTGCCCTAGCTGGACTTGGTGGCGCTGCGACCCAAGGCAGGCCAAACTCCGCAACTGTTTCCCCCTAAAGACATCCACTGACCGCCTGTTGACACGAGGGCTCGCAGAGGGCATCCTCGTAGCTGCGGTAGTTTACGGTAGCGGCCGCAGTTGGCGTCAAGCAGAGGTTTCGCTGTCATTTCCGGTGTTGCAGGTACGGGCTGCAGCATCAGAGCGCGAGCAGCCTAGACATTTCTGTTTCTGACGGATGTTTATGCAAGCACTGAAAAAAGACCCGAATTCAGGCGGgctccccacctccccgtTGGTGGCCTCGACCCTGGATTCGCATCATGCCCCGCTATGGATCAGCACTCAGCGCCTCTCGCCGGATCTTGTTCATCCAGATTGCAGAttgcgtcgtcgtcgtcagcaAGGAATTTACCCTCCAAGAAGAGCCAGGGTTCCACGTTCTCCAGGATTCTCCAGAGGAGAAAGCAGCATTGTACTCGAGCAGTAAAGGGCTTTGTCAGGCCATCAGCCTTCCTTCTTTCCGACGCAGCTGCATATAAAGCGGAGCCATCGGACACATCGGCCCCAGCAATCGGTCGTGCAGCACTGCAGCAGGTCTTGCGCCCGCCGACTCGACGCCAATCGACGGGTTCGACACCGCAAATCCATCTGATCAGGGCATCCCCCTTTTGGCGACCCCCGGTCCTGGCTCCAGCGACTTGGCACACATACAATATCACCCATAgcctccccccaccctttctcttctccaacatATATTCCCCCATCCTCTCGGCCTTGTCCGTCTGTCCGACCTCCCAGCTCGTTCGTCTTGCACCCAAACGACTTCCTCGCAGAAAAACAACCCTTGTGTTTGGTTCCGTTTCGCTTCGGCCCGGCCCCCTTACGTGCTACTCGAAACCTCGTGTTCACAGCCACCACACAACCAAAGCATCACGACGTACATATCGCATATAGGTCTCGCTTCGATATTTTTTACGACGATTCTGTccaggggaagaagaaaaacgATCAAGCCACTTCTGGTTCTGAGTTCAGATATGAGCAGCTTGCCAGCCTGCTCTACTaagctgttgttgttgttgcccgTAGGAAGCACTGGCAACCGACACGTTCGATTTCTGGGACCGTGAATCACGCTTCGcaaaacaacacctccagaACCACCATAACTACCATACAATATCCAAAGCAATGGCTACCTACTCCCCCGAATACTCGGATGACGAGTACGATTTCGACGAGGAGTACTTTGCGCAAACCTACAAGCcgctctccaacctcccgacccctccaccctcgtcACGCGACTCCTTGATCGCTCAGAGCCCGAGGTCTCTTTTTGAAGATGGAGGACTTGCTGATTCTGTCCTTTTCGGTATGTGGGCTTTCTCAGTGTTTGTTATTGTTTCGCAATTGGTTTCTAACGGCCCCGTTTCACAGGCCCCGCCGTCCACTTGGTAAACCTTGTGCCTCCAACGGCTTCTCTGGCTGTGCCGTCAGTCGCCCTTGTTCATGAGATTCTAGTCCGGGCTGATCTGCCAATGGACACCATCGGCCTCGCAGTTTGCATTTTGGATTCGCTCAGCTCCAAGTTTTCGCTCAATTGGAGGTTGCTCTGCCCGCTGGCACAGAGAGAGGCGCTCTCTGAGCTTCCCAAGCGGCACACGCTCCCGGTCAGTCCGGTGGGGATGGCCCAGCTACACATCGACTGTGTTGGTCCCGAGATTATCGTTCTGACCGCATTGATCATTGCCGTCAAGTTTCTGGAGGATTGCCAGGAGCCCACACAATACTACGCATCAGCATGGGGGAAGAACCAGTGGACTTGCGACCAAATCAATGTCACCGAAAGGTGCATCATGGAAAGCCTGGGCTACCGGATTCTCCCCTTGTGGGACCCCGTGTTGATTGGGAGTGTGGTTAAAGACATGGAGCGTGCTGGAAGGCAGGCGCTCTACCCTCCACAGCCCAGAAAAATCGACAAGCACCAGCGCTCCCAGAGCGAGGCCGTGACAGGCCTCGGTCTTCCCCTCACGCCGGCAGAAACGCCAGTGTTGGAGAACGGCCCCGCTGTTGTTGTCCCTTTGGTGGATGGAGGGAAAATGCACGTCACATTTGGCGGTGAAGGCGCGCCCGCACCAGACCTGCATCTGCCTCGAGGAAAGCGAAAGACATTCCCCACGAGCGGGTGAAGGGCTAGGGAAATTTGGCTATGATTCATTGGGTcacttttttgtttttgggagggggtgccaACACATTGGTTTTTCTGTCAAGCATAGCACAGCGGGTTTTGCATAACACCTCCATCCAATAACACATCCAACAGCATTGCGAGAACGGCGGATATTGGACACAACAATGGGCCGGGCACATCACATTTACCAACCAACTTTTACTGGCGCTTCGGATTACTCTTTTCGGCGTTTTTGATATTATATTTTTTATTGTTAAGCGGTTCGGGCGACGCAAAACTTCATTCTACGATACCACGACTGAACCGAAGAACTTTGTTTACGGGGGGGGTtgtagggaggggggaagagagcGTATCATCAATGACATAGGGGGGACTAAACAACTACATGTATCTGAACTTTTTGTAATGTTTTGAAAGGCTCACAAGCAAAAACGGAGTGAGACAGGGACATGATGCaaggagagaggaggaggaggaggaggaggaaatcaATGACAGGATGGCGTGCTTGGCGCagggggtgaggtggtttGAAGCGGGGTTACTGGGGGTTGTTTTCCTCAAAACAACACAGAACATAAACATTGGAATAATATTCATGAGAGGGTATTATTATTACACTATTGACTATTACAATCTACGGAAcctgcttttcttttctgcgTGCATCATCGGCCCGAACCAGCCATCTAACTATACAATCGATAATGTCCTTGTAAAGCTGGAAGCTGAACTCCATTCCAATGAGCATAAActccacaacaacaggcctttccccagccccctccccggGATATTTGTTGGTGAGAAGGTTTGCAGAGTACACGCTTTTGACTTTATAGCGTTACGTCAGTCGCATGACAACCGCTCGCACGAATAATTTATTTTTCGCCTCGCTCAGGGCAAAACGCGCGCGCGGTTAGCAGGGGTTAGGCCTGGGGTGTGATCGACGGGGGATCAACAGGGGTTGGAACGGAAGTAGAGACGTGAGCCGAGACCTAGACCCTGTGGACGTCATTGCTGATGCCAAAAAAATAAAGAATAGATTTGATCTGCGTTGGGAAGCACGCGACAGTTGTGGGAGGGGAATGCAAGTGCGTCATGGGGGTGGAAGGGTTTTTGAACCTGATAATTCATGGTCGAGAGACGGGGCTGGGTTCGGAAGGGTTTAAAGGATGTTTCGAGGGTTTTGTGTGAAACCGAGGTTATCTTTGCAGATCTAACCACTGTCTCTTTGGGAGTTGAATATGACTTGCGTAGCAATGTTTCAGTTATCCAGACCATGAAGTGACCATTGAGAGGGAAAATTCGAGAAATGAAGGACTCGagatgagggagatgatgaagttgCTTCTCGGCTACTGgtatatttttttttttaaataCAATTGATGTCTGCATAGAGACGTGACAACCCAATGGCTGAGACTATGGATTTTAAAACGAATATTAAACTGAATACCTACCCAGGACATTTCTGCGCTTGCTCCCCAGCTTAGCTGTGCCTAGCAATGTCTCAATTCTCACTTGACAGTTATCTTTACAAGAGACTCAACACTTGAGAAGAATCTCCACTTCAAAAAAATCTCAAAAACCAGTAGTTTCAAAAAGTGGTAAACATAACATTAGGTACCAGCAATGTTTATTGTTAATCGGAACGATGAGGGGACAAAATAGGCAATCAATAGGCATTGCGCCCTTCACCAAGGGAGAGTACACATCTTGCCTTATCATCACATAAAGCGGCTCATAAAACGTGTCATGCTGGACAAAACAACATCATTAACCACCTCTCTCCAGCTAGTTGCAGAGTACCGTAGCTTAAAACACAAATTAATCCTCCCACACCTACCTAGCCCAGTCCAACCAACCAATCAACCTGCCAGATGGAATCCCCGTCTCAAACGGCCACCCTATCTCCATTTCATACATCATACATcacacctccccccattAGAAAGAAAACCTCAGATATTACAtgcaaacaaaaacaaacgCCAACCCAATGCTGCcgaaccccccccccacatAAAGCCAAAAAAGCTCACACACAATGCTCGCAAAAGGAAACCACTCCCCGCCCAACCATCCTCGCAAACAGCAAATCTTCCTACCACCCAACCCTTTTCCCACAATTTGATATCACAACGACCCCGCCCCTTCGATCCCCTTCCctacccccctcctcgcaaaCCGCCCAAACCCACTCTCCGGACTCATCTTCCCCTGCAACTGCCCcccatcattatcatcatcatcatcctcatacgtctcatcatcttctacctgtggcggtggtggcagcctcttatccccctccctctgctTCCCCTTATCACCAGGCATCTCATCCCcaatccccaaccccgtcgCCGCAATCGCCGTAATCGCAGACCCAGACCCCGACTTGGTCGAAACCGGactcctcatccagcttCCAGTCATCCCAGTGTTCTTCCGTATCTgtatcctcctcgcctcccccatccccacagTCTTACTCCGTCTCAATCCGAACCCTCCCCGTCCAcgacccatcatcatcccctcccccgcccccggcGCAGAAGTCGACGACGGCTCCGACGACCCCGGCGgtcccaccatcatcttcagcgGTTTCTTCTTCCTGAAATTAATCCCGgaccctcccacccctccgtcGTCAGAGTTATGCGCCGTGTTAGGAACGGAAttcctcaacaagctcatctCCCGTACCACATCCCCTAGACTTTCTTCTAAGGTTTTCATTTTTGCTAGCATGAGCCTGCTCATTCGATTGTTATCCCCTTGAGCGCTCTTGGATAGCATCGCCGTCGCCATGGCCATTTGTGTCGCGAAACTAGAGGGCACGCCACTAAAGGTGCTCTCTTCGTCGTCTACTGTAACCGTGGCGTTGAGATCGGAGGAGCTCATCCGCCGGTGACGGTGGACATCTTGGGGAtcttgctggtgttggtgctgtgTTGCTGGTCTTCGGGCAGGGATGTCAAGAGTCAGACCTGATCGGGTGGGAGCTGTTCGTGCCATGTCGCGGGGCGGGGCAATAGGGCGTGGCCGGGAGGAGGTCATGTAAAGAGAACGTCGAGGTGAGCGGTGGCCACCTCCTGAGATGGGTGTCATGATCGGGGTGTGTCGTCGGGATGGTAACTGCGGTGATCTGCCCATGGAAGCAGAGGAAGAACTATATGGCTGATGGTTCTCCTCTGGGACGTAGAGGATTGTGTTAGTTGACAGTGTCCGGGTGTGCAGAGCGTTACGCCTTGACTGGCCGATGCGAGGAGAGTCATTTGACGGGAGCTCATCGTTGATGAAGCGGCTGGCAACAGGGGTTGTGAAATAATCTTCCTCCATTGCCTCGCGGTCGTGTCCATGACCGTCATCAATGGTGTTGGTCACattatcctcctcttcctcatcattcGTGACAAGCTCGTCGTCTCCATCCGCATCGGTGttctccttcatctcatGAGCATAATCTCTCCGGTGGACGCCATCGTGGTAATACTCGGGTGCCATGGGGTACGGGGCGTCAGAAACGAAATCTGCTGGATCGCTGGCCGCAGAACGAAGATCGGAATACTGCCGTGGGAACCTGGATGGGCGTTCTCGATTCATACTCAGCCGTCGCCGCCAATCACCGGTCATCCTGCTGTCAATCGTCGAATAATTCTGCGGCGAGCGGAAGCCTCCGTCATTTTGGTCCATCCATGTGCGAATCGCATTCTGCGTCTTCCGTCGCTCATTCCTCCTTTGAGTCCTCAGCGTAGCTGTATCGGGAGCACGTCGAAATACTTCTTCCAATGCTCTGTCCTTCTGATAGCCGAGCACTGATTCCTCTCGTACTCGGACACTGGGGCTGAAGAATGCTGACCTGGTAGATGGATCGCCCAAAGAAAGCCCATGTGGGCGTCCACGACCGGGATTGTCGACGAGATCAGTAGCTTCGTAGATGTACGGCGCAAGGAAGTACTTCTCGTAGAAGAAAATGCAAAACAGCAGAGGGAAATGGGTGGCTTTGATCAGGGCGCGGTTGAGCCACACGAACCGCTTGAGGGACATGAAATACCTGAGTGGCATCAACCCCCATGCAAAGATATTGGCGGGCGCAATATAAGAGAAGAGCGTATCGTTCTTCACCATGGAAATTGTGTTGATGGCGAAGAGAAACTGGTGCTCTTCGTTTGCGTTGGATGCAATTGACATGAAGGAGTTGGTCAGAACAGTGATGAGAATCGTCCTATCGAAAGTAAGTATCAGTTTTCCAGTTACCAGAGAGCGCCCACGTACACGATGACGAAGTGACAAATGATGAGGAACAAAGCCATCAAGGCCTTGCCCATCCAAGTGTACGAGTCCCACCTGCCGATTCGTTAGCCGTGTGGTCCGGAAATGTCGCTAAGGGATGTGTTTGTACTTACACTTCCCACGCGGCTGGTGTAAAGCCCATGAGGATCTGAAAGATCTTGTAGGCAAGCACATAAGGATCGTTGGTGTTCTTGGAAAGGGTAAAGAAGACAAAAAAGCCGCTACAGCACACCAATATGAGCACAAAAACAGCCGCCAAGTCGACCGCCATCAGCCGAAAGGCTATCAGGAGCTGCGAGAAATATTGGTAATGATCGAGAATGCTGAATATCCTCGGCAAGAGCAGGACCGCGTTAGCAGCGAGGACATCGTAGGCATTTTCGTTCCATTTATGGGGTTCGAGAAGAAACACGCTGTAGATGCGCATGCAGTAGTAGACGATCAAAAGCAACAGGATACCTAGATCGAATATGTTCCAGAAACTCATGATGTAGAGAGACAGGCCCTGCTCATTGAAGCCGACGATTTCGTCAAGCATAAAGCCAGCActccaaaaccaaaaaatcAACTCCAGGGAGGTGATTTTGCTCGATCTTTGGCTCAGAACGGCCAAGAAGAGCGCGATCAGGATGGCAAGGGAGCACGTGGAGAGTATTTGACGATATCGTGGGACCCGTAGCCGTGATAGTTTGAAAAGTGAAGCGGTTCGAGGATCATACAGGGTTACAAATCGCCGACCGGAAACGTGAGCAAGAGCCCGTCCATGGTCCTCCTtcgcttgctgctgctgactcAACAGCGGTGTCCTCACCGTACTCTGGCGCCGAGACTGATTGCTACCAACAGCACTCGACGAAGAGCCTTGACGGCGAAGCTGGTCCTCGGTGGAGTGAAAGCTGATGGCACCGTTCCAGATAGCCTCCAACTGCATCACTACCAGAGGATGAGAGAGGAAGTGCTTGGCTGAAGCTCGGATGGCAACCTCAAGGGTTGAAGTCCGCATAGTGGCCGGGCTAGACCTGGCGTGTTGGGGAAGTGGTCCTTGGGACCCCGGGATACCCTGGAGAGGATAGAAGTCGTAGGAGAGTGCGTCGATGAGCTCCCGCGTCGTGTACTCTTTCAATATTTTGAGTGCCAACAGCTCACACACTTTTGCTCTGGTGCTGCTTGTTCCGGCATTTCCTGGGTACAACTGCCCTTCCTTCTCGAATTGCAAGCAATTGGCCATCAGGGCGTAGAGAGTGCCCCGAGAAAAGTGCTGCGTCCGTATTTGTTGCTGCATTGGCCTGATGAGAAACTGCGAAACCTGCGGGGATCTCAGTTGATCCCATGTTAATGTTGTTTCGGTTCTAGCTTGTACAATGATGCGGATGGCATGGGTCATGCTGTATATAGGGAGTGAATCTAGGACAATCATTAATCGCTGCCTCCTTATGGTCATTGAGGCCGCATATACATACCCAGATGACCTGCAGAAAACAGGGGTAAGCCGATGGAGTGACTGCGcccatcctcgt is a window from the Podospora pseudocomata strain CBS 415.72m chromosome 6, whole genome shotgun sequence genome containing:
- a CDS encoding hypothetical protein (EggNog:ENOG503NXEX; COG:S); its protein translation is MLSALLRPFGRGENSQDEGHRPDVEQRFAPTNRMYRASVASLGEYRQHRHAAADFTEAEDDDDDEENESHHDNGQSSRYQAAGVQTEEDEDGRSHSIGLPLFSAGHLDSLPIYSMTHAIRIIVQARTETTLTWDQLRSPQVSQFLIRPMQQQIRTQHFSRGTLYALMANCLQFEKEGQLYPGNAGTSSTRAKVCELLALKILKEYTTRELIDALSYDFYPLQGIPGSQGPLPQHARSSPATMRTSTLEVAIRASAKHFLSHPLVVMQLEAIWNGAISFHSTEDQLRRQGSSSSAVGSNQSRRQSTVRTPLLSQQQQAKEDHGRALAHVSGRRFVTLYDPRTASLFKLSRLRVPRYRQILSTCSLAILIALFLAVLSQRSSKITSLELIFWFWSAGFMLDEIVGFNEQGLSLYIMSFWNIFDLGILLLLIVYYCMRIYSVFLLEPHKWNENAYDVLAANAVLLLPRIFSILDHYQYFSQLLIAFRLMAVDLAAVFVLILVCCSGFFVFFTLSKNTNDPYVLAYKIFQILMGFTPAAWEVWDSYTWMGKALMALFLIICHFVIVTILITVLTNSFMSIASNANEEHQFLFAINTISMVKNDTLFSYIAPANIFAWGLMPLRYFMSLKRFVWLNRALIKATHFPLLFCIFFYEKYFLAPYIYEATDLVDNPGRGRPHGLSLGDPSTRSAFFSPSVRVREESVLGYQKDRALEEVFRRAPDTATLRTQRRNERRKTQNAIRTWMDQNDGGFRSPQNYSTIDSRMTGDWRRRLSMNRERPSRFPRQYSDLRSAASDPADFVSDAPYPMAPEYYHDGVHRRDYAHEMKENTDADGDDELVTNDEEEEDNVTNTIDDGHGHDREAMEEDYFTTPVASRFINDELPSNDSPRIGQSRRNALHTRTLSTNTILYVPEENHQPYSSSSASMGRSPQLPSRRHTPIMTPISGGGHRSPRRSLYMTSSRPRPIAPPRDMARTAPTRSGLTLDIPARRPATQHQHQQDPQDVHRHRRMSSSDLNATVTVDDEESTFSGVPSSFATQMAMATAMLSKSAQGDNNRMSRLMLAKMKTLEESLGDVVREMSLLRNSVPNTAHNSDDGGEEETAEDDGGTAGVVGAVVDFCAGGGGGDDDGSWTGRVRIETE
- a CDS encoding hypothetical protein (EggNog:ENOG503P327); the protein is MATYSPEYSDDEYDFDEEYFAQTYKPLSNLPTPPPSSRDSLIAQSPRSLFEDGGLADSVLFGPAVHLVNLVPPTASLAVPSVALVHEILVRADLPMDTIGLAVCILDSLSSKFSLNWRLLCPLAQREALSELPKRHTLPVSPVGMAQLHIDCVGPEIIVLTALIIAVKFLEDCQEPTQYYASAWGKNQWTCDQINVTERCIMESLGYRILPLWDPVLIGSVVKDMERAGRQALYPPQPRKIDKHQRSQSEAVTGLGLPLTPAETPVLENGPAVVVPLVDGGKMHVTFGGEGAPAPDLHLPRGKRKTFPTSG